The following proteins come from a genomic window of Parambassis ranga chromosome 4, fParRan2.1, whole genome shotgun sequence:
- the chst7 gene encoding carbohydrate sulfotransferase 7, whose amino-acid sequence MKRRLHKKYLILILAYSGLLLLIPYVLDYRDKSVQNAKHGLQQQPRCPDLENTVALLWDKGVNGSDATEAAVNRSQARTHIYLHATWRTGSSFLGELFNQHPDVFYLYEPMWHIWQALYPGDAGSLQGAVRDMMNALYRCDFSILKLYAGSQNITTSFIFGWKMNKVICSEPLCDAHKRHEVGLVKEDQCAKCQKRDLRELERECRKYPVMVIKGVRVLDLSTLVPLMKDPAINLQIIQLFRDPRAVHNSRLKSKQALVKESIQVLRSKKQNDKYKRLLVPNNRVNRAESYVSSAMELICDNWLSDMMLVMNAPPWVRRNYLRVRYEDLVLHPMKELQRMYRFSNLSTFPSLEKFALNMTHGQGYSSDKPFLISSRDAKEAIYAWRERLNVEQINQVEAFCSEIMRQLGYEKNSVDKAP is encoded by the coding sequence ATGAAGAGGAGGCTACACAAGAAATACTTGATTTTGATACTGGCATATTCAGGCTTACTTCTGCTAATCCCGTACGTTTTAGATTACCGGGATAAATCAGTTCAAAACGCCAAGCATGGACTGCAGCAACAGCCCAGATGCCCAGATCTGGAGAACACCGTGGCGCTTCTGTGGGATAAAGGAGTCAACGGCAGCGACGCCACGGAGGCTGCCGTCAACAGGAGCCAGGCTCGGACACACATTTACCTGCACGCCACATGGAGGACCGGCTCCTCGTTTTTAGGGGAGTTGTTCAACCAGCACCCCGACGTCTTCTACCTGTACGAGCCCATGTGGCACATATGGCAGGCTTTGTACCCCGGGGATGCAGGCAGTCTCCAGGGCGCGGTGCGGGACATGATGAACGCGCTCTACCGCTGCGACTTCTCTATCCTCAAACTTTACGCCGGTTCGCAAAACATCACCACGTCCTTCATCTTCGGATGGAAGATGAACAAGGTGATATGCTCGGAGCCGCTGTGTGACGCGCACAAGCGGCACGAAGTCGGGCTGGTGAAAGAGGACCAGTGCGCGAAGTGCCAAAAGAGGGACCTGAGGGAGCTGGAGAGGGAGTGCAGAAAGTACCCCGTGATGGTGATCAAAGGAGTCCGCGTTTTGGACCTGAGCACGCTGGTTCCTTTGATGAAAGACCCAGCGATAAACCTCCAGATCATTCAGCTCTTCAGAGATCCGAGGGCCGTGCACAACTCGCGCTTGAAGTCCAAACAGGCCTTAGTGAAGGAGAGCATCCAGGTGCTGCGGAGCAAGAAGCAGAACGACAAGTACAAGCGGCTGCTGGTGCCCAACAACAGGGTGAACCGTGCGGAGAGCTACGTCTCCAGTGCTATGGAGCTCATCTGTGATAACTGGCTCAGTGACATGATGCTGGTGATGAACGCGCCTCCGTGGGTGAGGAGGAACTACCTCCGCGTCCGCTACGAGGACTTGGTCCTGCACCCGATGAAGGAGCTCCAAAGGATGTATCGCTTCTCCAACCTCTCCACCTTCCCGTCTTTGGAGAAGTTTGCGCTGAACATGACGCACGGTCAGGGGTATTCCTCAGACAAGCCATTCTTGATATCATCAAGGGATGCTAAAGAGGCTATATATGCCTGGAGAGAGAGGCTCAACGTGGAGCAGATAAACCAGGTGGAGGCCTTCTGCAGCGAAATCATGAGGCAGCTAGGATATGAGAAAAACAGCGTGGACAAAGCCCCCTGA